A part of Ignavibacteria bacterium genomic DNA contains:
- a CDS encoding efflux RND transporter permease subunit, which translates to MNLPRLAVRRPVLTGMVFFAILIFGVYSFRLLPLDLLPSIEPPILTILTLYPGAGSEDVEQKITKYVEKTVATVPNVKEINSISTDNISVVTLQFDWGTDLNEAANDARSALELVKLSFPPDVDMPRIFKF; encoded by the coding sequence ATGAATTTACCACGACTTGCTGTAAGAAGACCTGTTTTGACCGGAATGGTATTTTTTGCGATCCTGATTTTTGGAGTTTACTCATTCCGTTTGCTCCCGCTTGATTTACTTCCATCAATTGAGCCGCCGATACTTACGATTCTAACTTTATATCCTGGCGCAGGTTCAGAAGACGTTGAGCAAAAAATCACAAAGTATGTTGAGAAAACAGTTGCAACTGTTCCAAACGTAAAAGAAATAAATTCTATTTCGACAGATAATATCTCAGTAGTTACTCTTCAATTCGATTGGGGAACAGATTTAAATGAAGCCGCGAATGATGCACGTTCGGCGCTTGAACTTGTTAAACTCTCTTTTCCGCCTGATGTTGATATGCCGAGAATTTTCAAGTTCAG